In one window of Camelus bactrianus isolate YW-2024 breed Bactrian camel chromosome 13, ASM4877302v1, whole genome shotgun sequence DNA:
- the SLC30A2 gene encoding proton-coupled zinc antiporter SLC30A2 isoform X2 codes for MEATEKQHLLDARPGARSYRSLWQDGPGWVPMSSPGMDLQPIELATKSIHYCHAQKGPSSHCDPKKKQAWRQLCVASAFCLLFMIGEVIGGYLAHSLAIMTDAAHLLTDLASMLISLFSLWMSSRPATKTMNFGWQRAEILGALLSVLSIWVVTGVLVYLAVERLTSGDYEIEEGTMLITSGCAVVVNIIMGLILHQSGHGHSHGHGHSHGHGHSHDSSQQQENPSVRAAFIHVIGDFLQSLGVLVAAYILYFKPEYKYIDPICTFLFSILVLGTTVTILRDVILVLMEDIPLPMGKLTPRLEKELI; via the exons ATGGAGGCCACGGAGAAGCAGCATCTGTTGGACGCCAGGCCTGGAGCCCG GTCTTACAGATCTCTGTGGCAGGATGGGCCTGGCTGGGTCCCTATGTCCTCACCTGGCATGGATTTGCAGCCCATTGAGCTGGCTACCAAGAGCATCCATTACTGTCATGCCCAGAAGGGTCCTAGCAGTCATTGCGACCCCAAGAAGAAGCAGGCCTGGCGCCAGCTCTGTGTGGCCTCTGCCTTCTGCCTGCTGTTCATGATTGGGGAAGTAATTG GTGGTTACCTAGCACACAGCTTGGCAATCATGACAGATGCAGCCCACCTGCTCACTGACTTGGCCAGCATGCTCATCAGCCTCTTCTCTCTCTGGATGTCCTCCCGGCCAGCCACCAAGACCATGAACTTCGGCTGGCAGCGAGCTG AAATCCTGGGTGCCCTGCTCTCTGTGCTGTCCATCTGGGTTGTGACTGGGGTACTGGTGTACCTGGCGGTGGAACGGCTCACCTCTGGGGACTATGAGATCGAGGAGGGAACCATGCTGATCACATCGGGCTGTGCTGTGGTTGTGAACATCAT AATGGGGTTGATTCTTCACCAGTCCGGCCATGGACACAGTCATGGCCATGGGCACAGTCATGGCCATGGGCACAGCCACGACAGCAGCCAGCAGCAGGAGAACCCCAGTGTCCGAGCTGCCTTTATCCACGTGATTGGAGACTTTCTGCAGAGCTTGGGTGTTCTGGTGGCAGCCTATATTTTATACTTCAAG CCAGAGTACAAGTATATAGACCCCATCTGCACCTTCCTCTTCTCCATCCTCGTCCTGGGAACAACCGTAACCATCCTGAGAGATGTGATCCTGGTGCTGATGGAAG
- the SLC30A2 gene encoding proton-coupled zinc antiporter SLC30A2 isoform X1: MEATEKQHLLDARPGARSYRSLWQDGPGWVPMSSPGMDLQPIELATKSIHYCHAQKGPSSHCDPKKKQAWRQLCVASAFCLLFMIGEVIGGYLAHSLAIMTDAAHLLTDLASMLISLFSLWMSSRPATKTMNFGWQRAEILGALLSVLSIWVVTGVLVYLAVERLTSGDYEIEEGTMLITSGCAVVVNIIMGLILHQSGHGHSHGHGHSHGHGHSHDSSQQQENPSVRAAFIHVIGDFLQSLGVLVAAYILYFKPEYKYIDPICTFLFSILVLGTTVTILRDVILVLMEGTPKGMDFIAVRDLLLSVDGVEGLHSLHIWALTVAQPVLSVHIAIAQNTDSQAVLKAASALLQGKFHFHTMTIQIEDYSEDMKDCQSCQGPSD; encoded by the exons ATGGAGGCCACGGAGAAGCAGCATCTGTTGGACGCCAGGCCTGGAGCCCG GTCTTACAGATCTCTGTGGCAGGATGGGCCTGGCTGGGTCCCTATGTCCTCACCTGGCATGGATTTGCAGCCCATTGAGCTGGCTACCAAGAGCATCCATTACTGTCATGCCCAGAAGGGTCCTAGCAGTCATTGCGACCCCAAGAAGAAGCAGGCCTGGCGCCAGCTCTGTGTGGCCTCTGCCTTCTGCCTGCTGTTCATGATTGGGGAAGTAATTG GTGGTTACCTAGCACACAGCTTGGCAATCATGACAGATGCAGCCCACCTGCTCACTGACTTGGCCAGCATGCTCATCAGCCTCTTCTCTCTCTGGATGTCCTCCCGGCCAGCCACCAAGACCATGAACTTCGGCTGGCAGCGAGCTG AAATCCTGGGTGCCCTGCTCTCTGTGCTGTCCATCTGGGTTGTGACTGGGGTACTGGTGTACCTGGCGGTGGAACGGCTCACCTCTGGGGACTATGAGATCGAGGAGGGAACCATGCTGATCACATCGGGCTGTGCTGTGGTTGTGAACATCAT AATGGGGTTGATTCTTCACCAGTCCGGCCATGGACACAGTCATGGCCATGGGCACAGTCATGGCCATGGGCACAGCCACGACAGCAGCCAGCAGCAGGAGAACCCCAGTGTCCGAGCTGCCTTTATCCACGTGATTGGAGACTTTCTGCAGAGCTTGGGTGTTCTGGTGGCAGCCTATATTTTATACTTCAAG CCAGAGTACAAGTATATAGACCCCATCTGCACCTTCCTCTTCTCCATCCTCGTCCTGGGAACAACCGTAACCATCCTGAGAGATGTGATCCTGGTGCTGATGGAAG GGACCCCCAAGGGCATGGACTTCATTGCTGTGCGGGATCTGCTGCTGTCGGTGGATGGGGTGGAAGGTTTGCACAGCCTGCATATCTGGGCGCTGACCGTGGCCCAGCCTGTCCTGTCTGTCCACATCGCCATCG CTCAGAACACAGACTCCCAGGCTGTGCTGAAGGCAGCCAGTGCCCTCCTGCAGGGGAAGTTCCACTTCCACACTATGACCATCCAGATCGAGGACTACTCTGAGGACATGAAGGACTGCCAGTCATGCCAGGGCCCCTCGGACTGA